In Arthrobacter sp. CJ23, the genomic window TCTCGCAGCCCACCACCACGGCTTCGTGCGCGGCTACGGCCTCGCCGTGGACGCCGGGGCAGTCCTCGTTCCGGACGATTTCCTTGCGGTCCTGGCTGCTTCCGCCTTCCGGGGCGGCGTCCAGGACGGCGATGCCCGATCGGCCCTTGTCGTTGCCCAGCGTTACCAGCAGCTTCCCGCCGGGCAGTCCGACGGCAACGCCGTGGTGGGCGTCGGGCGTGGTGTAGACCTCGGTTGCGGGCAGCCCGGTCTTGACGGCATCCGCCAGGCCCGCGGGGTCGAAGGACTCCACCTTGCCGGTGCCGTCGTTGAAGAGGACGGTCCTGCCGGCGTGCCGCACCACGTGCCCGGCCTTGCTTGCCGCGAAGGCGCGGTCCAAGAGGCGGGGCTCGCCGGCGTAGTGGTGGCCGTGGTCGCCGTGGGCCTCGGTCCAGACGCCGGCGTCGAACACGCGGAAGGCATCGCCGGTGGAGACCAGGAGGTGCCGGCCGTCGCCAGCCGGGTTGAGGCGGTTGAAGCCCTCCAGTTCGGCGCCGCCCACGGGCTTGAGCGTCTTGGCGTCCAGGACCGTGATGCCGGCGTCGTGGGTGAGGACGAGGCGCGGCGTGCGCGCCTGGGCCTCCTTGGCACCCTCGGGCGGCGCCGGCTCAGACGAAGCGCCCCTGGCGGAGCCGGGGGCCGCCGCCGGGGCGGCGCCGCCGCAGCCGGTAAGCAGCAGGGCGGAGACGGCGACGACGGCGGGCAGCGCCAACGCGCGGTACGTGCGGACTGATGAAGGGATGGGGTGAGTGATCATTCGGTTAACAGTAATGATTCTCATTTATATGAACAAACTCGACGCAGGAATCCGGCCGGAAGCCCGCCTACGGCCGGACGTCACAGTAGGGAGGACAACGGCCGCGCTCGTAAAGTGGCAGCATGAGTGAGCCCGCCTCCAACTCCGTCACCCTCCGTTTTCTAGCGGCCCCCACCGACGTCGGCCACAGCGGCTCCGTGGACGCAGGCACCGTCCTGGAGTGGGTGGACAAGGCGGCTTACGCCGCCGCCGTCGGCTGGTCCAAGTCCTATTGCGTCACCGCCTATGTCGGCAACATCCACTTTGCCGATCCCGTGAACAGCGGCGACATGGTGGAGGTCACGTCCACCATCGTCTACACGGGCCGCTCGTCCATGCACATCCGCACCGTGGTCAGCTCCCGGGACCCCAAGGGCGGGCCGGAGACGATGCACAGCCAGTGCATGGTGATCTTCGTGGCGGTGGGACCCGACGGCAAGCCGGTCCCGGTCCCGCAGTTCGAGCCTTCAACGCCGGAGGAGATCGAGCAGCGGGACCATGCGCTGGCGCGCGTCGCCGTCCGCGAGCAGATCGTCAATGCCATGAATGCCCAGGAATATACCGACGCCGGTACCGCCGAACGCGTCGTCCTCCGGTTCATGGCGTCCCCCACTGACGTGAACTGGGGCGGCAAGGTCCACGGTGGCATTGTCATGAAGTGGATCGACGAAGCGGCCTACGTGTGCGCCTCCCGGTACTGCGGCAAGGACACCGTGGCGGTGTTCTCCGGCGGGGTGCGCTTCTACCGACCGCTGCTGATCGGCCATGTGGTGGAGGTGGAGGCTCGGCTCGTGTACACCGGAGGCAAGGGCATGCACATCGCCGTACATGTCCGATCAGGCGATCCCAAGACCCGGGAAATGAACCTGACCACGTATTGCCTCACCGTGATGGTGGCGCGCGATGAAACCGGGACGGCCGTGCCCATCCCGGCCTGGATGCCTGTCTCAGATGAGGACAGGAAGCTGCACGCGCATGCGCGCGAGCTGCTGGAGATCCGCGGCCACGCCCCGGGAAACCGGCTGCCGGACCACCTGCTGCAGGCGCCCGGCAACTGACGGAGTCAAAGCGCTGAGCGACGTCGGGGGCTGCCGGCTGCTCAGGCTGCGGCGAGCGGCAGCACCAGCAGGTAGCCGGTGGGCAGATCGCTGCTCCAGCGTCGGGGCTCGCGGACCACGAACTGCGTCGCCAGCTGCTCGGGGGTGAGCAGGCTGTTGGGCGCGGGCGACGGACCCCACTTCCCGCTGCCGTACGGGTGGAGCGGATCCTGGACGCGGATTCCGGTGACCGAGAACTCCGGGAACTGCCGGGGATCGCCGAGCGACTCGAACCCGCTCATCACCCACGCGTGGCGACCGCTCCACATGACCAGCCCCACCGGCCGGTCCGTGTCGGTGATGGCGCGCGCCGCGGTCTGCAGCGCGTCCTCGTAGTCGGCGATGCTGACCACGGCGTATGGCCCCATCCCGAGCTCGGTCAGCACTTCCGCCCAACCGATCGGGTTGGCACCGTTGAACGCATTGGACGACCGCGCCCGGGCCATCTCCCACAGTTCGTTCTGCTGGGCGCGATCGGCCCACGTGCCGCCTCCCGTGTCGTCGATGAGGTTGTGCGCGATCTGGATACTCGCCGCAACACACCAGTCGAAGGTGTACTGCGGCACGAAGTCCCCCTCCTGGTAGAGGTTGAGGGCGAACGCCTGGGGCACCGGGGTTGGCGTGGGAACCGGCGTCAGGGCGGGGCTCGGGGTCCGCTGGGGGGCAGGGACGCCATCGCCTGCGGCCGGCTGGGCCGAGGAGCTCGGGATCGGCCGATCGGTGGCGGCATTGTCGACCGCGGGAGTGCAGCCCGCGAGGAGGGTCGCCAGGACGACGATCCATGCCAAACGACGGGAACGGGCACCGATCATGATCGATCCAGTCTAGCGCGGCGCGGCGGGAATGCCTGGTGCCGGGGTGGCGCCCGGGCGCGGCCTAGAAGCCGCCGCCACCACCGGAATCGCCGGCCATGTTGGCGAAGCGCGAGTAGTGGCCCTGGAAGGCAACCACGATGTCCTTGGTGGGGCCGTTGCGGTGCTTGGCGATGAGGATATCGGCCTCGCCGGCGCGCGGCGATTCCTTGTCGTAGACGTCTTCACGGTGCAGCAGGATGACCATGTCGGCGTCCTGCTCGATGGAGCCGGACTCGCGGAGGTCCGAGACCATGGGGCGCTTGTCTGCGCGCTGTTCGGAACCACGGTTCAGCTGCGACAGGGCAATGACCGGGACCTGGAGTTCCTTGGCCAGCAGCTTGAGCGCACGCGAGAATTCCGAGACTTCCTGCTGGCGGGACTCCACTTTCTTGCCGGAGCTCATGAGCTGGAGGTAGTCGAGGATCACGAGCTTGAGGTCGTGCTGCTGCTTCAGGCGGCGGCATTTGGCCCGGATTTCCATCAGCGACATGTTGGGGCTGTCATCGATGAACAACGGGGCGTCGTTCATGCGGCCCATGGTGGTGGCGATCTTGGACCACTGCTCGTCCTTGATGGTGCCCTTGCGGAGGTCCTGGAGACCGATGGTGGCCTCGGCGGAGAGCAGGCGCATGGCGATCTCGTTCCGGCCCATTTCGAGCGAGAACATGACGGTGGCCAGGTTGTTCTTGATGGCCGCGGAGCGGGCGAAGTCCAGCGCGAACGTGGACTTGCCCACGGCGGGGCGCGCCGCGATGACGATCATCTGGCCGGGATGCAGGCCGTGGGTGAGCTCGTCGAGCTCGTAGAAACCGGTGGGAACGCCGGTCATGCCGTCGCCGCGGTGGCCGGAGGCCTCAATCTCGTCCACGGTGGATTCCATGACGTCCTTGAGCGCCACGTAATCCTCAGCGGTGCGGCGTTCGGCCACGGCATAGATTTCGGCCTGGGCCTGGTTGACCAGGTCCTCGACTTCGCCGTCCTGGCCGTAGCCCATCTGGACGATCTTGGTGCCGGCGTTGACCAGGCGGCGCAGCACGGCGCGCTCAGCCACGATCTCGGCGTAGTAGCCGGCGTTGGCGGCGGTGGGGACGGTCTGGATGAGCTCATGCAGGTAGGCGGGTCCGCCGATCCTGTTGATCTCACCGCGCTTGGTCAGTTCATCCGAGACCGTGACGGCGTCCGCAGGTTCGCCGCGGCCGTAGAGGTCGATGATGGATTCGTAGATGGTCTCGTGGGCGGGACGGTAGAAGTCGTGGCCGCGGACGATCTCAACGACGTCGGCAATGGCGTCCTTGGAGAGCATCATGCCGCCGAGCACGGACTGTTCCGCCGGAATGTCCTGCGGGGGTTTCCGGCTGGCGTCCGATGCCCGGGGTGCCTCGAGCGAGTCCAAGTGCGTAACTGACAAAGCCGTCCTCCATTGTGTCCGCGGCAGAAAATCTCCCCGGCAGTGCGTAAAGCGCAGGTGACCCGGCATGGATTGCCCTGGGTTTCCGGTGCCTGCCCATTGATCCCGTTGTATCAACGGGGGCAGACATTTTTCCGTTGTCCCCAGTTTTTTCCGTTGTCCCCAGTTTCCACAACTTATCCACAGGACATTCCACAGCGCATGCTTGAACACTGCTGGATGGGCGCCCGCGGGCCGGGAAAAGGGCGGATCTCATACCCGAAACAGGTACCTCAGCTACGTTAGCCCTGCTTTTCCGAGGCTCCAACTGGGCCCTGTGGACAACATGTGGAATACCTCCCCCTGGTTGTGCACAGCCTGTGCGTTGACCTGTGGACAGAGAAATTCTTTTCCCGGAAAACAGCCCCTGAGCTGGGAAAACAGTCTCCGCCGCGTGTGGATTAAAGAAAACTTCATCGAAGAGTCATCCACAGCCGACACGCCCGGCGCGCCGCTTCAGGGTGCCGGAACCCGGCGCGGAGGCCCAAAACATGCCCCAACTGTGATGCACTGCACATTGCCCCTCGAAATTTGACAGTCCCCTCTCGGAAGTCTATGCCGACCCCGGAATGTGCTGTGGATAACTGCGATCTGGCATAAGCTCTAAGCATGGGTCTGACTCTGGGTGACGTACTGATGATCGGACTGCCGCTGATCGTGCTTGCTGCGGTCCTGTGGGGGCTGACGGAAGCCTTCAAGCCGCGCAACACCGGGACCTCCGACGCGGAACGCTACCAGCGGGAACTGGCCGTCCGCTCCGCGGCCCACCAGGCCGCCCAGTCGCAGGCCGCCCTGGCAGCGCGGGCCCGCGTGGAAGCCTCCACCAAGCCCAGCCAGAACGAAGCCCAGCAGACGCAGCAGGACCAGCAGTCCCGGGCTGCCTTGAAGGCCCAGGCCGGCACCAGCCCCCGCGCGGGGCAGGCCGGTTACCAGGGCCCGGTGCTGCCCAATGGGCAGCTCAATCCGCAGTTCGCCCTCCAGCTGCAGGCCATGGCGCGCAGCGGCCAGAAAATCCAGGCCATCAGGCTCTTGCGGCAGGCGACGCATTCGGACCTGTTGACCGCCAAAAACTACATAGATCGGCTCTGAAGCATGGATTCACTGTTGGTACCCGTCATGATCCTCATCGCGGTCATCGTCGGAGTGCTGTTGATCAGCCGCAGCGTGGCCCGCCGCGCGGCGGGCTACCGGGAACACGCGGCCGCGGCCAAGGTGCGCAAGGATCCCGCCGAGCTCGCACGCGAATCCGCTGCCAAACTCAACGAGGAACAGCACCGCAGGCTCTACTCGCTCATCGCGCAAGGCCAGGCCATGGCGGCGATCAAGCTGTACCTGGAGGCAACCGGAGAGGGCCTGCGGGCCTCGCGCGACGCCGTCGGCGCCCTCGCTTCACACCCGCAGCCCTTCACCCTGCCGGGCGCAGCCACGCCGGAGCCGGCGGACGACGACGATGAACCCGAGCACTTCGCGTACCGGTACCGGGCGATCGCCAGCAAGGGTGACGTCACACGCGAGGTCAGCAGCAACATGCTGAACGACGAAATCTACGGACGCATCCGGACGCTGGCCAAGAGCGGCGACGTCGAGGCCGCCGCCCTGGCGCTGACGCGGCATTCGGACATTTCCATGAAGCAGGCCCTCGAGTTCATCGAGCTCCTGGACGACTGAGGCAGCGGAAGCCGCCCACAGGCAGCCTGAGGCGGCTAGAAGTCGAAGAGGTCCCCCAGCCAGCCTTCCTTCTTCTTGGGCTTGCGGCGGTCGTAGTCGCGGTCGTAGCCCTGCTTGCCGTAGCTGCGCTCGTCGTAGCGCGGCTTGTCCCGCTGGTCGTGCCGCGGATCCTGGCCGTTGTAGGACTGGCTGTTGTAGGACGGGGTGCCGTACAGCGGCGGCAGCGTGAGCCGCGGCTCGGGCTGCGGCGGCACCGGCGGGGCCGCAGGAGGCTGCGCGGACGCCGCGCCGAAGCCGCCGGAGGCGCGGTCGATGATCTTGTCGAGCTCGCCGCGGTCCAGCCACACTCCCCTGCACTGCGGGCAGTAGTCGATCTCCACGCCGCTGCGTTCGCTCATCACCAGGTCAATTGAATCCACAGGACACTTCATGACCGGCTCAACGATCCGGCGCCCGGAAAAGTTCGGCCCGCCCCGCACCACCAGGCCGGACGGGCCGAAGATCAGCGGCTCAGCGGCCGCCGGAGATGCCCGCAAGCAACTGCTCGAACGGCAGCGAGACCATCGGATCGGCCTTGCGGCGCGGCTGCGGCCCGCTCAGGAGCTGCACCAGCTCCCCCGCGGCACGGTCCACGCGCTCGGATAGCGGCGAGGCGCCGTCGTCGGTGTTGCCCCAGTCCTGGGGACCGGCGAAAACGGACGTCTGCGTCATCCTGGTGCGGAGGTAGCTGAAGAGCGGACGCATGGCGTGGTCGATCACCATCTGGTGCCGGTCCGTGCCGCCCGTGGCGCCGAGGAGGGCGGCCTTGCCGTCCAGGGACTTCGGGTCCAGGACGTCGATGAAGGACTTGAACAGGCCGCTGTAGGAGGCGCTGAAGACGGGCGAGACGGCGATGATGGCGTCCGAGTCCTCGACGCCGGCGATCACCTCGGCCAGGCGGGGAGCCGCGTAGCCGGTGACGAAGTTGTTGGCGATCTCCACGGCGAGGTCGCGGAGCTCGATGATGTCCACCTGCGCCTCATAGCCTGCCTGGGACAGCTGGCGCTTCGCGGAGGCGGCGAGCTGGTCGGCCAGCAGCCTGCTCGACGACGGGACGCCCAGTCCGGCGGACAGTACGGTTATGCGGCGGGTCTCCATGGCGATCTCCTGTTGCTCGGTGGTTCATAAATAGAGTACATGCGTTTGCATCTATATCCACAAACCGGGGAGCACCTCGATTTATTCCGGCCCTACAACAGCACCGCCCCTTGGATGCACGTGACCGAGTCTCCGCCCACCCAGATGTCCTCGCCGTCCGCCTCGACATGGATGCGACCGGCCCGGCCCAGCACCGTCCCTTGGGCCGCCACATACTTCCTGGGCGCTCGGCCGCTCCCGATGAGCCACTGGGCCACCCCGGCGTTGAAGCTGCCCGTCACGGGGTCCTCCACCATGGCGTCGCCGGGGATGAACGTGCGGATCTCGAAGTCCACATCCGCGTCCGGCGAGTGCGGGCCCACGATGCCCACTTTCAGATCCCCCATGGCGGCAAGGTCCGGATCGACGGCCAGGACCTGTTCGGCCGATTCGAGCAGCACGCCGATCCACTGCGGGCCGTTGACCAGCCACGACGCATCGAGCAACGCCGCCTCCGGCAGACGCAGCCCGGCGGAAAGCTGCGCCAGTGTGGCCTCGTCCACGGAACCGGAGCGCGTCAGTGGCGGGGCGGCGAAAGCCAGCCGGCCGCCGTCGTGCTTGATCCTGACCAGGCCGGCGCCGCATTCCTGGACCACCACACCATCCTGCTTCGGCGCGCCGCCGGCCTCCAGCCAGGCATGCGCTGAACCGAGGGTGGGGTGCCCGGCGAAGGGGAACTCCTCGCTGCCGGTGAAGATCCGCACCTTGTAGTCGGCGCGCGGGTCAGTGGGAGGCAGGAGGAACGTGGTTTCGGACAGGTTGGTCCAGTTGGCGAAGTGCTGCATCGTCTGGCTGCTGAGGCCTTCGGCATCGACGACGACGGCGAGCGGGTTGCCGAGATACGGCCGGTCGGAGAAGACGTCGACTTGGTGGAACGGGCGGGTGCGCAGGGCTTCAGGAGTCACCGCTGCAGGCTATCACCGGGTGCTGGCAGGCCCTCCCCGCGTCTGCGAAACTACGAGCATGGCAGAGAACAAGACCCAACCCACATACGTTCCTGTGGAAGAATTCCTGGCCGCCGTGGAGCACCCGGGGCGGCGTGCGGACGGCTTCGAGCTGCTGGACATAATGCGTGACATCACCGGCCAGGAGGCCGTCATGTGGGGTCCGACGATCGTGGGATTCGGCAGCTACCACTACAAGTATGGGAGCGGGCGGGAAGGCGACTCGGCCGCGGTAGGGTTCTCGCCGCGCAAGGCGAACCTCGCCCTCTACGGGCTTACGTTCGGACCCGACGCCGAGCGCCTGCTCCCCTTGCTCGGCAAGCACAAGGCCAGCGTGGCCTGCCTCTACATCAACAAGCTGGACGACGTGGACCGTGGAGTCCTCGCCGAGATGATCCGCGCGGGGTACGGACACGTCATGGCCGAGCTGCACCAGCCCTGAGGGGCTGCCTCCGGGCGCCGCGAACGGGCAGATAGTGCCCCCATACGGACCCTGAAAGGGCATCTGCTGCCCGTTCGAGCATCCAAACCCCAAGTCGCGGGCATTGTTCGTCTTTCCGCGGGCGTATCGCGAGGCCTTGGCCGGGGAGTAAACTCAGCGCAGGCTGGGGTGGTCGTCGCAGCCCGTGCTTGCGAATCGCCGAGTGGGGCGCTGTGACGCTTCTGTATCTGTGAACAGATTCCGTCCCCGTCGAAAGTCCCCACCATGCTCACGAAATTCAGCCCGCTCGTCACCGCACTCCTCATCGGTGGCCTCGCCGTCGCGGGGGCTGCCCCCGCCAGTGCGGAGGTCATCGACCGCTACAGCCTCGATTTCTCAACCAGCGGCGTTGCCGACGACTTCTGCGGATCGGGGCTGCAGCCCTCCTTCACCTATGACCAGACGGGTTCCGGCTCCGCCAAGACGCGCGGCCAAGATGACGTGCTCTGGTTCCACGAGGAGCTCAGAGTCGTCCGGACCTTCACCTACAACGGGATGACCGTGACCGACATCCAGTCGAACACGCTCGCCAAGGACCTCAAGATGGTCGACAACGGAGACGGGACGCTCAGCATCACCGCGCTGTTCACCGGAGGAGGCCGGCTTATCGGAAGTGACGGCAAGATCCTCGCCAAGAACGACGGCCAGATCCGCAGGCTCTTCACGATCGACCTTGCCTCCGGCGAGCTGACCGGCGAAGAGCTGATCTTCGGTTCGACGGGCACGAACGACGACTTCTGCGAGGCAATCCTCGCCCACTGGGGCGTCTGATCCGAGTCACCCTCCCGCAGAGCAGCGCGAACGGGCACATAATGCCCCCATTCTGCCCGGGAAAGGGCATCTACTGCCCGTTCGAGCGTCAGGGTCCGCCGGGCAAAGCAGGTTAAAGCGAAAGGCCCCCGCCACCGGAATCCGGTAGCGGGGGCCTTCCGTGTCAGAAACTGACTACTTGCTGACGACCTCGAGGTCGATAACAGCAGAAACGTCCTCGTGCAGGCGGACGTTGGCCTGGTACGAACCAACAGACTTGATGTGGTTCGGCAGTTCAACGTTGCGCTTGTCGATGGCGCCGAGGCCAGCGGCCTCAACTGCAGCAGCGACGTCAGCCGGCTTGACGGTGCCGAAGAGACGACCGGACTCGCCGGCCTTCACTACGAGCTTGACCTTCTTGGAGGACAGCGCAGCAGCCTGGGCCTGTGCAGCTTCAACAGAAGCGTGCGCACGAGCAGCGCGGGCAGCCTTGATGGACTCAACCTGCTTCTCGCCACCCTTGGACCAGGTCAGAGCGAAGCCGCGGGGCAGCAGGTAGTTACGTGCGTAACCGTCCTTGACCTCGACAACGTCGCCAGCAGCACCGAGACCGGTAACTTCGTGGGTCAGAATGAGCTTTGCCATGTTAGTTAGTCCCTTCCTTAGCCGCGGCCAGCGCCGGAGTAGGGCAGCAGTGCAACTTCGCGGGCGTTCTTGATTGCCTGTGCGATCTTGCGCTGTTCCTGAACCGTGACGCCAGTGACGCGACGTGCGCGGATCTTTCCGCGGTCAGAGATGAACTTGCGCAGCAGTGCTACGTCCTTGTAGTCGATGACAGTGATGTCAGCGGCCTTCAAGGGGTTGGACTTTGGTTTGGGCTTACGGAGTTCAGCCTTAGCCATCGTGGAGCTCCTATTCTATGGAGCCCGTGGATATTGATCCACGGGATGGTGGTGTTCGACGGCGGTTGCCGCCCGGGTGCCTCGCGGCACTTCCGGCGGGTTCCGGCGTCGGACGATTTCTGTTTGTTTTAGAAGGGAGGTTCGGAATCCGGGCCGTTGCCCCAGCCGCCGCCTGCATTGCTGACCCCGGGCGTAGC contains:
- the aztD gene encoding zinc metallochaperone AztD, whose translation is MITHPIPSSVRTYRALALPAVVAVSALLLTGCGGAAPAAAPGSARGASSEPAPPEGAKEAQARTPRLVLTHDAGITVLDAKTLKPVGGAELEGFNRLNPAGDGRHLLVSTGDAFRVFDAGVWTEAHGDHGHHYAGEPRLLDRAFAASKAGHVVRHAGRTVLFNDGTGKVESFDPAGLADAVKTGLPATEVYTTPDAHHGVAVGLPGGKLLVTLGNDKGRSGIAVLDAAPEGGSSQDRKEIVRNEDCPGVHGEAVAAHEAVVVGCENGMLIYKDGKITKVASPDAYGRMGNQAGSEKSPVILGDYKVDKAATLERPKRISLVNTETGTLQLVDLGASYSFRSLGRGPAGEALVLGTDGALRVIDPLSGAVTSTIPVVAAWEESETWQDPRPTLFVQGTTAFVTEPAQRTIHAVDLKTGKVTKSAQLDVVPNELSGVEG
- a CDS encoding acyl-CoA thioesterase, with the translated sequence MSEPASNSVTLRFLAAPTDVGHSGSVDAGTVLEWVDKAAYAAAVGWSKSYCVTAYVGNIHFADPVNSGDMVEVTSTIVYTGRSSMHIRTVVSSRDPKGGPETMHSQCMVIFVAVGPDGKPVPVPQFEPSTPEEIEQRDHALARVAVREQIVNAMNAQEYTDAGTAERVVLRFMASPTDVNWGGKVHGGIVMKWIDEAAYVCASRYCGKDTVAVFSGGVRFYRPLLIGHVVEVEARLVYTGGKGMHIAVHVRSGDPKTREMNLTTYCLTVMVARDETGTAVPIPAWMPVSDEDRKLHAHARELLEIRGHAPGNRLPDHLLQAPGN
- the dnaB gene encoding replicative DNA helicase, with amino-acid sequence MSVTHLDSLEAPRASDASRKPPQDIPAEQSVLGGMMLSKDAIADVVEIVRGHDFYRPAHETIYESIIDLYGRGEPADAVTVSDELTKRGEINRIGGPAYLHELIQTVPTAANAGYYAEIVAERAVLRRLVNAGTKIVQMGYGQDGEVEDLVNQAQAEIYAVAERRTAEDYVALKDVMESTVDEIEASGHRGDGMTGVPTGFYELDELTHGLHPGQMIVIAARPAVGKSTFALDFARSAAIKNNLATVMFSLEMGRNEIAMRLLSAEATIGLQDLRKGTIKDEQWSKIATTMGRMNDAPLFIDDSPNMSLMEIRAKCRRLKQQHDLKLVILDYLQLMSSGKKVESRQQEVSEFSRALKLLAKELQVPVIALSQLNRGSEQRADKRPMVSDLRESGSIEQDADMVILLHREDVYDKESPRAGEADILIAKHRNGPTKDIVVAFQGHYSRFANMAGDSGGGGGF
- a CDS encoding zf-TFIIB domain-containing protein, whose protein sequence is MDSIDLVMSERSGVEIDYCPQCRGVWLDRGELDKIIDRASGGFGAASAQPPAAPPVPPQPEPRLTLPPLYGTPSYNSQSYNGQDPRHDQRDKPRYDERSYGKQGYDRDYDRRKPKKKEGWLGDLFDF
- a CDS encoding FMN reductase encodes the protein METRRITVLSAGLGVPSSSRLLADQLAASAKRQLSQAGYEAQVDIIELRDLAVEIANNFVTGYAAPRLAEVIAGVEDSDAIIAVSPVFSASYSGLFKSFIDVLDPKSLDGKAALLGATGGTDRHQMVIDHAMRPLFSYLRTRMTQTSVFAGPQDWGNTDDGASPLSERVDRAAGELVQLLSGPQPRRKADPMVSLPFEQLLAGISGGR
- a CDS encoding PhzF family phenazine biosynthesis protein, translated to MTPEALRTRPFHQVDVFSDRPYLGNPLAVVVDAEGLSSQTMQHFANWTNLSETTFLLPPTDPRADYKVRIFTGSEEFPFAGHPTLGSAHAWLEAGGAPKQDGVVVQECGAGLVRIKHDGGRLAFAAPPLTRSGSVDEATLAQLSAGLRLPEAALLDASWLVNGPQWIGVLLESAEQVLAVDPDLAAMGDLKVGIVGPHSPDADVDFEIRTFIPGDAMVEDPVTGSFNAGVAQWLIGSGRAPRKYVAAQGTVLGRAGRIHVEADGEDIWVGGDSVTCIQGAVLL
- a CDS encoding DUF1801 domain-containing protein is translated as MAENKTQPTYVPVEEFLAAVEHPGRRADGFELLDIMRDITGQEAVMWGPTIVGFGSYHYKYGSGREGDSAAVGFSPRKANLALYGLTFGPDAERLLPLLGKHKASVACLYINKLDDVDRGVLAEMIRAGYGHVMAELHQP
- the rplI gene encoding 50S ribosomal protein L9 translates to MAKLILTHEVTGLGAAGDVVEVKDGYARNYLLPRGFALTWSKGGEKQVESIKAARAARAHASVEAAQAQAAALSSKKVKLVVKAGESGRLFGTVKPADVAAAVEAAGLGAIDKRNVELPNHIKSVGSYQANVRLHEDVSAVIDLEVVSK
- the rpsR gene encoding 30S ribosomal protein S18, whose protein sequence is MAKAELRKPKPKSNPLKAADITVIDYKDVALLRKFISDRGKIRARRVTGVTVQEQRKIAQAIKNAREVALLPYSGAGRG